The nucleotide window GCCGGCTGTTCGGCATCATCGAGAACGACACGCTGCTGGCGATCCCGTTCTTCACCTTCATGGGCCTGATCCTGGAACGCTCCGGGATGGCCGAGGACCTGCTCGACACCATCGGCCAGCTGTTCGGCCCGATCCGCGGCGGCCTGGCCTACGCGGTGATCTTCGTCGGCGCGCTGCTGGCGGCGACCACCGGCGTGGTGGCGGCCTCGGTGATCTCGATGGGGCTGATCTCGCTGCCGCTGATGCTCAAGTACAAGTACGACAAGCGGCTGGCGTCGGGCGTGATCGCGGCATCGGGCACGCTGGCGCAGATCATCCCGCCGTCGCTGGTGCTGATCGTGCTGGCCGACCAGCTCGGCCGCTCGGTGGGCGACATGTACAAGGGCGCGTTCGTGCCGGGCCTGGTGCTGACCGGCCTGTACATGCTCTACGTGCTGCTGGTCACGCTGATCAAGCCGGCCGCCGCGCCGGCGCTGCCGATCGAGGCGCGCACCTTCCGCGAGCCCAGCGGCAAGAGCGGCGCCGCTTCGGTGCTGGTGCTGACCGCGCTGGCGGTGGCGGTGGGCGTGGCGGTGGACATGCTGTACAAGCCCGAGGCCCCGCTGGACGAGCGCCTGGTGATCTCGGTGGGCGCGGCGATCCTGTTCGCCTTCGTGCTGGCGGTGATCAACAAGACGCTGAAGCTCGGGCTGCTGTCGCAGATGGCGGAGAAGGTCACGTTCGTGCTGATCCCACCGCTGGCGCTGATCTTCCTGGTGCTCGGCACCATCTTCATCGGCGTGGCCACGCCGACCGAGGGCGGCGGCATGGGCGCGCTCGGCGCCCTGATCCTGGCCATGGCCAAGCGCCGCCTCGACCTGGGCCTGACCCGGCAGGCCATGGAGGCCACGCTCAAGCTGTCGGCCTTCGTGATCTTCATCCTGATCGGCGCGCGCGTGTTCTCGCTGACGTTCTACGGCGTCGACGGCCATATCTGGGTCGAGCACCTGCTGACCGCGCTGCCTGGCGGGCAGACCGGCTTCCTGGTGGCGGTGAACGTGCTGTTCTTCCTGCTCGCGTTCTTCCTGGACTTCTTCGAACTGGCCTTTATCCTGGTGCCGCTGGTGGGGCCGGTGGCGGACAAGCTCGGCATCGACCTGATCTGGTTCGGCGTGCTGCTGGCGGTGAACATGCAGACCTCGTTCATGCACCCGCCGTTCGGCTTCTCGCTGTTCTATCTGCGCTCGGTCGCGCCGCGCGAGGTGAAGACCTCAGAGATCTACTGGGGCGCGGTGCCGTTCGTGGTGATCCAGCTGGTGATGGTGGCGCTGATCATCATCTTCCCCGGCCTGGTCAGCACCGGCACGCAGAAGGTCCAGGACCGCAGCATCACGCGCGACCTGAACATCGACCTGGAAGGCGGCAGTCCCAAGCCCGCCGCGCCCAGCCTGTCGGTGCCGGGCCCGGGTGCCGCGCCGGCCGAGTCCGGCTCGCTCCAGTTGCCGACCCAGCCTCCGGCGGAGAGCGAATCGGCCGCGCCGCAGTTCGAGTTCGAAAAGAAGTAGGACGCAGCCGGATCGCAGAGCTCCAGGCCCCGCAGCAATGCGGGGCTTTTTCATTGCGGCATGGCATGGCCCGCGCCGCCGGCAGCCAGGCATTGCACCAGGAAGTCGACGGTCGCCCGCACCGCCGGCAACTGCCCGCGCCGCGCCGGCAGCAGCAGCGTGGTGGTCACGCTGCCGGCGGTCCAGTGCGGCAGCACGCGCACCAGTTGCCCGGCCGCCAGCGCCGCGCGGCACAGCTCGTACGGCAGCGGCACGATACCCAGGCCCGCCTCGGCGGCGCCGAGCAGCACGGTCGATTCGTTCACGGTCATGCGGGGCGCCGGCGTGGCTTCGGCACGCGCACCCTGCGGCCCCCACAGCCGCCACGTGCCTGCGCTGGCCGCGGTCAGCAGCCCGTCGTGGCCGCACAGCTGCGCGGGCGATTCCGGCGTGCCGCGCCCAGCCAGGTAGCCGGGCGACGCCACCAGCACGATGTCCTCGACGGCAAGCTGCCGCTGCACCAGCCCGGAGTCCGGCAGCGGCGCGAAATGGCTGCGCACGGCGATATCGAAGCCTTCCTGCACCAGGTCGACCATCCGGTCCGATACCTCCAGCTGCACGTGCAGGCGCGGATAGGCGCGCGCCAGCGCCGGCAGGTGCGGCGCCAGGTAGCGCTGCGCGGTGGGCACCGCGGCCGTGATCCGCACCGTGCCGCTGGGCTCGGCCACGCGCCGCTGCACCGCCTCTTGCGCGGCCTCGGCTTCGATCAGCGCGGCGTGCGCGTGGTCGTAGAAGTCGCGGCCGGCATCGGTCAGCGTAAAGCTGCGTGAGCTGCGGTACAGCAGCCGCGCCTGCAGCGCCTGCTCCAGTTCGGCCACGCGCTTGCTGACCGTGGACTTGGGCACGCCCAGCGCCCGCCCCGCGGCGGCAAAGCCGCCATGTGTCACGGCGACGACGAAGAAGCGCAGGTCGTTGAGGTTGATCATGGCTGGCAAAGTCTATGTATGTGGACGATAGGTCGGATTTTTGCCTACTACTCACGCAAAGTCCATACATCTACAGTTCACCTGTGCCCGATCGGCGGGCCCTGACCGAATCCAGGAGAACTACCCATGTCTACCCCCACCCTCTTTTACGGCGTTCCCTCCGGCTGCTCGTTCGGCTCGATCGTGGCGCTGGAATGGCTTGGCCAGCCCTATCGCCTGAGCCGCATCGACATGCCCGAAGTGGTGACCAGCGCTGCCTACCGCCAGATCAACCCGGTCGGCGAAACCCCGACGCTGATGGACGCCCAGGGCAATTTCGTCAGCGAAAGCATGGCGATCCTGAACCACATCGGCGCGCGCGGCATCGAGCGAAAAATTGGCTTTGCCCAGGGCACGCGCGATTTCGACCGGCTCAACCAGCAACTGGCCTACCTCAACACCAGCTACTTCGGCGCCTTTGCCCCGCTCTGGCACGCGCTGGAGGGCGTGGACGAGGCCGACCGCCCGGCGCTGGTCCGCTACGGCACGGAGCAAGTCCGCCATGTGCACCAGGAACTCGAAGCCATGCTGGGCGCGCAGCCGTGGCTGCTGGGTGACCACCGCACCGTGGCCGACGCCTACTTCAGCGGCATCGCGCGCTGGTCGAAGTACCACAAGGTGCTGAACCTCGAGGACTTCCCGAACCTGCAGCGCCTTTACAACCAGCTCGAAGCCGATCCGGCGGTGCGCTTTGCCCACGCCATCGAGCGGCAAGCGCCGGCGCAAAGCTCGGGCGGCTTCCAGGGGCACGTTGCGCTGGCAGACGTGCTGGCGCTGCGCTGACGCGCCAGCGCAGCGGCGTCGCGGCGAGGCAACCTGCGCAATTGCGAATCGGCTCATCGACCAGCGGGCCGGCACGGCCCAGACTGTTTCCTGCATTCAGCCCATGAACAGGAGAACGTCATGCCGAACACCCATTGCGCGGGGCGCCCCGCGACCCCGATCTACTGCCTGCCATCGATACGTGACTGCCGTAGTGATAACAATGCTATCATCACTCCATCCAACGGTGAGGAGTTCAAGATGGCAACCCTACTGGTTCGTGGCATCGATGAAGCACTGGTCCAGCGCCTGCGCGAGCAGGCCGCCGCCAACGGCCGCAGCGCCGAGGCCGAACACCGCGCCATCCTGGCGCAGGCGCTGGGCGGCACGGCCCGGCGCAGCTTTGCCGAAGTCCTGGCCGGCATGCCGGACGTCGGCCAGGACGCCGACTTCGAACGCATCCAGGATACGGGCGAGGCGCCGCGTGTATTTGATTGATACCAACGTCATCAGCGAGACCCGCAAGCGGGAGCGCGCCAACCCCGGCGTCCGTGCATTCTTCCGGGAGGCGGCGCGCGAAGGGGCCGCGCTCTACCTGTCGGCGCTGACCGTGGGCGAACTCCAGCGCGGCGTGGCACTGATCCGCCATCGCGGCGACGCGGTGCAGGCGGCGCTGCTGGAGCGCTGGCTGGCCAATGTGCTGGAGGATTTCGGCCGGCAGGTGCTGCCGGTCGATGCCGAGGTCGCGCAGGTGTGGGGCCAGCTGCGCGCCGGACGGCCGGAGCACGCGCTGGACAAGTTCATCGCCGCCACCGCGCTGATCCACCGCCTCACCGTTGTCACCCGCAATGTCGCAGACTTCCGCGGCACGGGTGCGATGGTGATGAATCCGTTCAGCTAGGACAAAAAGAAAGGGCCCCGCCGTGGCGGGGCCCCTTATGCATCGGCAAAGCCGGCCGGCGCTCAGGCGCCCTGCTTCACGCAGTCGACGAAGTACGCCTTCTTGCCGTCGACCTCGTCCTCGACCAGCCCGTGGATATCGGTCTCGAAGCCGGGGAACAGCTTGTTGAACTCGCGCGCGAACTTCAGGTATTGCACGATGGTGCGGTTGAAGCGCTCGCCCGGGATCAGCAGCGGGATGCCCGGCGGGTACGGCGTCAGCAGGATGGCGGTGACACGGCCTTCCAGGTCGTCGACCGGCACGCGCTCGATCTCGCGGTGCGCCATCATGGCCCACGCGTCCGACGGCTTCATCGCCGGTTCCATGTCCGACAGGTACATCTCGGTGGTTACGCGCGCCACGTCGTTGGCCTTGTACACGCTGTGGATCGCATCGCACAGGTCACGCAGGCCCATGCGTTCGTACTGCGGATACTTGGCGACGAATTCCGGCAGCACGCGCCACAGCGGCTGGTTCTGGTCGTAGTCGTCCTTGAACTGCTGCAGCTCGGTCACCAGCGAGTTCCAGCGGCCCTTGGTGATGCCGATGGTGAACATGATGAAGAACGAGTACAGCCCGGTCTTCTCGATGATGATGCCGTGCTCGGCCAGGTACTTGGTGACGATGGCCGCGGGGATGCCGCGCTCGCTGAACTCGCCGTCGACGTCCAGGCCCGGGGTGATGATGGTGGCCTTGATCGGGTCGAGCAGGTTGAAGCCGTCGGCGAGGTCGCCGAAGCCGTGCCAGCGCTCGTTGGCCTTCAGCATCCATTCTTCGCGGTCGCCGATGCCGTCTTCGATCAGCGCGTCCGGGCCCCACACCTTGAACCACCAGTCGCCGTTGTTGCCGGCCTCGTAGTCGCCCTCGACCTTGCGCATGGCGCGGCGGAAGTCCAGCGCTTCCTGGATGCTCTCTTCCACCAGCGCGGTCCCGCCCGGCGCTTCCATCATCGCCGCGGCCACGTCGCACGAGGCGATGATCGAGTACTGCGGGCTGGTCGAGGTGTGCATCAGGTACGCTTCATTGAAGCGGTAGCGGTCCAGCTTGCGCGTCTCGGAATCCTGCACCAGGATCTGCGACGCCTGCGATAGCCCGGCCAGCAGCTTGTGCGTCGACTGCGTGGCGAACACCAGCGCGTCCTTGCTGCGCGGGCGGTCCTTGCCGATCGCGTGCATGTTGCGATAGAAGTCGTGGAACGCCGCGTGCGGCAGCCAGGCTTCGTCGAAGTGCAGCGTGTCGATCTCGGCCGCCAGCATTTCCTTGATCTGCTCGGCGTTGTACAGCACGCCGTCGTAGGTGCCCTGGGTGATGGTCAGGATGCGCGGCTTCTGGTTCTTGGCCTTGCTGGCGAACGGGTGGTTGGCGATCTTCCTCTTGATCGTCTGCGGATCGAACTCGCTCTTCGGGATCGGGCCGATGATGCCGTAGTGGTTGCGCGTCGGCATCAGGAACACCGGGATCGCGCCCGTCATCATGATCGCGTGCAGGATCGACTTGTGGCAGTTGCGGTCCACCACCACGATATCGCCCGGCGCCACGTTGGCATGCCACACCATCTTGTTCGAGGTGGAGGTGCCGTTGGTGACGAAATACATGTGGTCGGAGTTGAAGATGCGCGCGGCATTGCGCTCCGACGCGGCCACCGGCCCGGTATGGTCCAGCAGCTGGCCCAGTTCGTCGACGGCATTGCAGACGTCGGCGCGCAGCATGTTCTCGCCGAAGAACTGGTGGAACACCTGGCCGACCGGGCTCTTCAGGAACGCCACCCCGCCCGAGTGCCCCGGGCAGTGCCACGAATACGAGCTGTCCTGCGCGTAGTCGATCAGCGCCTTGAAGAACGGCGGCGCCAGCGTGTCCAGGTAGACCTTGGCTTCGCGGATGATGTGGCGCGCCACGAACTCGGGCGTGTCCTCGAACATATGGATGAAGCCGTGCAGCTCGCGCAGGATATCGTTGGGGATATGGCGCGAGGTGCGGGTCTCGCCGTACAGGAAGATCGGCAGGTCGGAGTTGCGGCGGCGCACCTCGGTGACGAAGGCGCGCAGCTTCTCGATCGCGGCGGCCTCGAGCTCCTCGCTGTCGCTGGCGAACTCGTCGTCGTCGATCGACACGATAAAGGTCGATGCCCGGCTGGACTGCTGGGCGAACGAGGTCAGGTCGCCATAGCTGGTCAGCCCCATGACTTCCATGCCCTCTTTCTCGATCGCCTCGGCCAGCGCGCGGATGCCGGAGCCGGAGATGTTCTCGGAGCGGAAGTCTTCGTCAATGATGATGACGGGGAAGCGGAATTTCATCGGGCATCCTTGATGGAAAGCAGGACATAAAGGACTTGAGCCACATGGCCCGCAGGGGTTCCCTGCGACGGCGGCATGTGGCTCTCACGTCAGGTTTGGCGGCCCTGGCAGGCTCGCCGTGCCGGCAAACGCCGGATTGTAATGCGCTCAGGTCTTCGGCAGTGTGACACCGTGCTGGCCCTGGTACTTGCCGCCCCGGTCGGCGTACGAGGTCTCGCAGATCTCGTCGCTTTCGAAAAACAATACCTGGGCGCAGCCCTCGCCGGCGTAGATCTTGGCCGGCAGCGGCGTGGTGTTCGAAAACTCCAGCGTCACATAGCCTTCCCATTCCGGCTCGAATGGCGTCACGTTGACGATGATGCCGCAGCGGGCGTAGGTGCTCTTGCCCAGGCAGATGGTCAGCACGCTGCGCGGGATGCGGAAGTATTCCATCGTGCGCGCCAGCGCGAACGAATTGGGCGGGATGATGCAGACCTCGCCCTTGAAGTCGACGAATGACTTCTCGTCGAAGTTCTTCGGGTCGACGATGGTGCTGTTGATATTGGTGAAGATCTTGAATTCGTCGGCGCAGCGGATGTCGTAGCCGTAGCTCGAGGTGCCGTACGACACGATCTTGCGGCCGTCGGCCTCCCGGACCTGGCCTGGCTCGAACGGCTCGATCATGCCGTGCTGCTCCGCCATGCGGCGGATCCATTTGTCAGATTTGATGCTCATAAGGTTGGGAGGATAGACGGCTCGGAGTGCGCCGCATTGTACAACCAATCGACGCGCGCCCCTCAAGCGCGGAACGGCCACTCAAGTGGCCGCTACGCCACTACATCTTCGGGCAGTCGGTGGCGGAAGCGCTCGCGCCCGGTATAGAGCAGGAAATGCTTGCCGGTGCAGCGCGCAAACAGCGTCAGGTTGACGCGCCGCGCCATCTGGTAGCCCATCTGCGTCACGCCCGAGCGCGACAGCAGGAACGGGATGCCCATCTGCGCGCCCTTGATCACCATTTCGGAAGTCAGGCGCCCGGTGGTGTAGAAAATCTTGTCGCCGCCGCCCATCCCTTCCAGCCACATGCGCCCGGCAATGGCATCGACGGCATTGTGGCGGCCGACGTCCTCGACGAACATCAGCAGCTCGGTGCCCTGGAACAGCGCGCAGCCATGCACCGACCCGGCCTGCTTGTACACCGACTGCTGCAGCCGGATGGTGTCGATGATGCCGTACAGGGTGTCCTGATCGAGCGTGGCGCCGGCCGGCAGCCGGATGCTGTCGACCTCGTCCAGCAGCGAGCCGAACACCGTGCCCTGGCCGCAGCCCGTGGTGACCACGCGGCGCGCGGTGCGCTCTTCGATGCGGTCGACGCCGGTGCGGGTGGTCACGGCGGCCGATTCGGTTTCCCAGTCGACCTGCACCGCGGCGATGTCCTCGATCGATTCGACCAGGCGCTGGTTGCGCAGGTAGCCCAGCACCAGGTGCTCGGGCGCGCCGCCCAGCGTCATCAGCGTGACCAGTTCGCGCTTGTCGAGATAGACCGTCAGCGGCCGCTCGCCCGGCAGGTAGGCCGCGCGCACGCGGCCTTGCTCGTCGACGACTTCAACCTCTTCGATCAGGGGAACGGCTGCCTGGGTAAGCTCGGGACGCAAGGTCATGTCGAGGGACTCGGGGCTGCGGGTGAAGCCCCGAGCGGCATGCAGGGGGCAGGAGTTACGGCGCCTTTGCGGACGATTGTACCGCGCCCGCTGCCGGCGCACCGGCGGTGCCGGCGATGGCCGGGGCCGCGGCAGTGGCCGCGAACGGTCCCGGATCGGCGCAGGCGGCGGTCTGCACCGGCTCGCGCGCCGCTTGCCCGTGGGCCTTGCGGTCGGCAAGGTAACGCGTGGCAACCTTGTCCTGGGCGCGGCACAGCTGGTAGGCCGCGACCTTGTCGGACCAGGCGGCGCGCGCCTTCGTTTCGGCGGCCCTGGCCTGCTGGGCTTCGGTCGGCGCGGGCAGCTTGGCCAGCGCGCCCGGGGCGAAGGCCGCGCCGGCAGCAGCGGCGGCTACGGCGATCAGCGTCAGGATGCGTGTCATCGTCAGACCTTCTTATTTGTCGTGGGGCCCGCTTCAGGCTTCACCGGGACTATGGCGCGCCGGCCGAGTCGCGGCGGCATCGGGGCTGGCCGAACGCTGGGCCGGGATCTTGCCGGACTTGATGTCGTCGTACCAGAGCTCGTGGTGCTCCCTGGCCCAGGCCTCGTCGACCCAGCCATCGCGCATGGCGCGATACGCGCCTTCCATGCCGATGGTGCCCATATAGATATGGCCGCACGCCATCGCAATCATCAGCACCGCCGAGATCCCGTGGATCACGTTGGCGATCTGCATGGTGGCGCGGTAGTAGTCCATGCCGGGCACGATCATGTCGAGCACCCAGCCCGATGCCGACAGCACCAGCCCGAACACGAACACGCCCACCCAGAACCACATCTTCTCGCCGGCGTTGAAGCGCCCGCTCGGCACGTGCTTGCCGGAGGCCAGCCCGCCCAGGCTGGTGACCCAGCGCACGTCGTCGCGGCTGGGCAGGTTGTCGCGCAGGAACACCACGAAGGCGACGATCACCGACAGCGTGAAGATCGGCCCGACCACGTTGTGCAGGTTCTTCAGGATGTAGCTGAGCCAGCCGAACAGCATATGGCCCATCAGCGGCAGCAGGAAATGCTTGCCCAGCAGCATCACGATGCCCGACACCGCCAGCACCACGAAGGAAATCGCCATGGTCCAGTGCACGATGCGCTCGAGCGGCGTAAAGCGCTCGATCATGCGGCCGGTCTTGGGCGTGCGCAGCGGGATGGTGCCGCGCCACAGGAAGAAGCCGAGGATCGCCACCGGCACGATCAGCAGCAGCCAGCCGCCCCAGACCGTGATGACGCCGTTGCGGAACAGCCGCCACGACTGGCCGGTGCGCTGGATCAGCACGCCGGCTTCCTTGTCGGGCAGGCTGCTGTAGTGGCGCTGGTCGGAATTGACCTCGCGCCACATCGGCGCATTGTTGCCCGGCTGCGTCACGCTGCGCTGCTGCTGCGACCTGGCCTCGGCGGCGATATCGCGCGGCGGGATGTTGAAGATGTTCTCGGACGCAATGCCGGCCAGCGGCTGCGCCGGATGCGTGGCCGGGTTGTTGGCGTCGGCGCTGGCCGAGGCGGTCGCCGGTCCCGTCGACGGTCCTGGCGCCGGGGCCGGCGCCTGCGCGGCGGCATGGCCGGCCACGGCCATCAGCGCCAGCGCTCCAGCGGCGAGCCAGCCACGCCAGCCTGCGGCGCGGCATCGATTGTGCGACGGCGTCATAGCCCCTCCTTCAGTTCCCGGATACCGGGAAGTCCCCACGGCGGCGCGCTCATTGCACCCGGGTGTACTCGTTCTGCAACTGGTTGCGCTGGCGGATCTGGTTGTCCCAGCTGGTGCGGTCGCCCGCGGTCCAGCCCTTGGCCACGAACGGATCGTCCGGCGCCCCCTGGAAGGCCTGGGCGTCGGCCTTGCGGTGCGACGGGCCGATGGTCTGCGGCTTTTCGCCGCACGCCGCCAGCAGCACGCCGCACAGCGACATCAGTGCAACGACGCGGATGCGATTCATGACGCTTTCCCTCCCGCAGGTGCTGTGGCTGCCGGCGGGGCCGGCGTCGGCGCGGCCGGCTGCGGCGCTGGCGCGGGCTTCGCGCCGGCCTGCTGGGCGTTGCCATAGGCCGTGCCCCAGCCGAACACGTCGCCGCCGGTGCCGCGCTTGATCACGCGGTTGCGCAGGATGTCGGCAATCACGTCGCCGTCGCCGCCCAGCAGCGCCTTGGTCGAGCACATCTCGGCGCACAGCGGCAGCTTGCCTTCGGCGAGCCGGTTGCGGCCGTACTTCTCGAACTCGGCTTCCGAGCCGTTCTTTTCCGGCCCGCCGGCGCAGAAGGTGCACTTGTCCATCTTGCCGCGCACGCCGAAGGTGCCGGTCGACGGAAACTGCGGCGCGCCGAACGGGCAGGCATAGGAGCAGTAGCCGCAGCCGATGCAGACGTCCTTGTCGTGCAGCACCACGCCGTCCTCGGTGCGGTAGAAGCAGTCGACCGGGCAGACCGCCATGCAGGGCGCGTCCGAGCAGTGCATGCAGGCCACCGAGATCGATTTCTCGGCGCCGACCATGCCGTCGTTGACCGTGACCACGCGGCGCCGGTTCACCCCCCAGGGCACCTCGTGCTCGTTCTTGCAGGCGGTGACGCAGCTGTTGCACTCGATGCAGCGCTCGGCGTCACAGATAAATTTCATGCGTGCCATGGTGTCCCTCTGCGCTTAGGCAAACCGCTCGATCTGGCAAATGGTGGTCTTGGTTTCCTGCATCATCGTCACCGAGTCATAGCCATACGTGGTGGCGGTATTGACCGCTTCGCCACGCACCACCGGCATCGCGCCCTCGGGGTAGTAGTCCTTCAGGTCCTTGCCCTGCCACCAGCCAGAGAAGTGGAACGGGACAAAGGCGGTATCCGGCCCGACCCGCTCGGTGACCAGCGCGCGCACCTTCAGCCGGGCGCCGGTAGGGGTCTTGACCCAGCAGAAGTCGCCGTTGCGGATGCCGCGGTCGGACGCCGCGCGCGGGTTGATCTCGACGAAGTTCTCCTGCTGCAGTTCCGCCAGCCACGGATTGGAACGGGTTTCCTCGCCCCCGCCCTCGTATTCGACCAGCCGCCCGGAGGTCAGGATGATCGGGAACTTCTCGGCCACCTTGTTCTCGAGGTTGCGCTGCTGCACCGACTTGTACAGCGTCGGCAGCCGCCAGAACGCCATCTTGTCGTCGTGGGTCGGGTACTTGACGACCATGTCGGGGCGCGTGGAATACAGCGGCTCGCGGTGCTGCGGAATCGGGTCCGGGAAGTTCCACACCACCGCGCGCGCCTTGGCGTTGCCGAACGGGTGGCAGCCATGGTTCTTCATCACCACGCGCTGGATGCCGCCGGACAGGTCGGTCTTCCAGTTCTTGCCCTCGGCCTTGGCCTTCTCGGCATCGGTCAGGTCGTCCCACCAGCCCAGCTTCTTCAGCAGCACGTGGTCGAACTCGGGGTAACCGGTGGTGATTTCCGCGCCCAGCGAATACGAACCGTCTTCGGCCAGCAGGTTGACGCCGTCGCGCTCCACGCCGAAGTTGGCGCGGAAGTTGCCGCCGCCGTCCATCACGTGCTTGGTGGTGTCGTACAGGTTGGGCGAGCCCGGGTGCTTCAGTTCCGGCGTGCCGTAGCACGGCCATGGCAGCCCGAAGTAGTCGCCGGTCAGGTCGTAGCCGGTGACCGGGTCCTTGCCTGCCTTGCAGCGCAGCGTCTTGACGTCGAACATCTGCATATTGCGCATATGCGACTTAAGACGTTCAGGCGACTGGCCGGTGTAGCCGATGGTCCAGTTGCTGGCGTTGATCTCGCGCAGGATCGATTCCGGCTCCGGCTCCATCCAGGTCCGGCCGGCGCGCTTGACCTCGATCATCTTGTAGTTCTTCGACAGCTCCTTGCCGAAGCCGAGCTTGTCGGCAAACGCCTGCATCAGCGTGTGGTCGGGCATCGATTCGAACAGCGGTTCGATCACCTTCTCGCGCCATTGCAGCGAACGGTTCGACGCCGTGCACGAGCCCGAGGTCTCGAATTGCGTGCAGGCCGGCAGCAGGTACACCGCGCGGTTGGGGTTGACCTTGTCGCCCTCGGCCGGCGGCATGTTGGCCATGGCCGCGGTCGCCGACGGGTACGGGTCGACCACCACCAGCAGGTCGAGCTTGTCGAGCGCCTTCTTCATTTCCAGGCCGCGCGTCTGCGAGTTCGGGGCATGGCCCCAGAAGAACACGCCGCGCACGTTGTTGTCCTGGTCGATCAGCTCGTTCTTCTCGGTGACGATATCGATCCAGCGCGACACCGTGGTGCCGGACTTTTCCATCATCGCCTGCGAGACGAACTGCTTCTTGATCCATTCGTAGTCCACGCCCCACACCGCCGCGTAGTGCTTCCACGCGCCGGTGGCCAAGCCGTAGTAGCCCGGCAGCGAGTCGGGGTTGGGGCCGACGTCGGTGGCGCCCTGCACGTTGTCGTGGCCGCGGAAGATGTTGGCGCCGCCGCCCGCCACGCCGATATTGCCCAGCGCCAGCTGCACGATGCACGACGCGCGCACGATGGCGTTGCCGATGGTGTGCTGGGTCTGGCCCATGCACCACACCAGCGTGCTCGGGCGGTTCTTGGCCATGGTCTCGGCGACCAGGTAGACCTGCGCCTCGGGCACGCCGGTCACTTCCTCGACCTTGTCGGGCGTCCACTTGGCCAGCACTTCTTCCTTGACCTTGTCCATGCCGTAGACGCGGTCGTTCAGGAACTTCTGGTCTTCCCAGCCGTTCTTGAAGATGTGGTACAGCACGCCGAACAGGAAGGCGATATCGGTGCCCGAGCGGATCCGCACATAGTGGTGCGCCTTGGCCGCGGTGCGCGTGAAACGCGGATCGACCACGATCACCTTGCAGCCGTTCTCCTTGGCATGCAGCAGGTGCAGCATCGACACCGGGTGCGCCTCGGCCGCGTTGGAGCCGATATAGAGAGCTGCCTTCGAGTTCTGCATATCGTTGTACGAGTTGGTCATCGCACCGTAGCCCCAGGTGTTGGCCACGCCCGCCACCGTGGTGGAGTGGCAGATGCGCGCCTGGTGGTCGGTGTTGTTGGTGCCGAAGAACGACACCCACTTGCGCATCAGGTAGGACTGCTCGTTGCTGTGCTTGGATGAGCCGACGAAGAACATCGAGTCCGGGCCGGTCTGCTGGCGGATCTCTTTCATCTTCGCGGTGATCTCGTCCAGCGCCTGGTCCCAGCCGATGCGCTGGTACTTGCCGTTGACCAGCTTCATCGGGTACTTGAGCCGGTACTCGCCGTGGCCGTGCTCGCGCAGCGCGGCGCCCTTGGCGCAGTGCGCGCCCATGTTCAGCGGCGAATCGAACACCGGCTCCTGACGGATCCACACGCCGTTCTGCACCACCGCGTCGACCGCGCAGCCGACCGAGCAATGGCCGCACACGGTGCGCCGGACCACGATGCCGTTCTTGCCGTCGGCGGCGGCGCCCTTCTTGTCGTCGGCGGCGTCGGCCTTGCGCAGCAGCGTCAGCTGCCCGGCCGCCAGGCCGGCGCCGACACCGATGCCGGAGCGCTTGAGGAAGCCGCGGCGGTCCATGGTGGGCATGGCGCCCGCCAGGCTGGCCGCGAGTCGTTGCGAGAGCCGGCCGGAAGCGGATTCGGGCCGGTTGGCGAGGCCGTCAGCGAGGCGGGCGGATGCGCCCTGCGCCGCGCGTTTGCGGGTCAAGATCATGTCTCACCTCAGAAACGGACGCCTGGGTAGCGTCCGGTAGCAGGCGGCGCGCCAGACCACGCCGCCGTGGCGATTACACCAGCGTG belongs to Cupriavidus taiwanensis and includes:
- the dcd gene encoding dCTP deaminase, whose protein sequence is MSIKSDKWIRRMAEQHGMIEPFEPGQVREADGRKIVSYGTSSYGYDIRCADEFKIFTNINSTIVDPKNFDEKSFVDFKGEVCIIPPNSFALARTMEYFRIPRSVLTICLGKSTYARCGIIVNVTPFEPEWEGYVTLEFSNTTPLPAKIYAGEGCAQVLFFESDEICETSYADRGGKYQGQHGVTLPKT
- a CDS encoding formate dehydrogenase accessory sulfurtransferase FdhD, whose protein sequence is MTLRPELTQAAVPLIEEVEVVDEQGRVRAAYLPGERPLTVYLDKRELVTLMTLGGAPEHLVLGYLRNQRLVESIEDIAAVQVDWETESAAVTTRTGVDRIEERTARRVVTTGCGQGTVFGSLLDEVDSIRLPAGATLDQDTLYGIIDTIRLQQSVYKQAGSVHGCALFQGTELLMFVEDVGRHNAVDAIAGRMWLEGMGGGDKIFYTTGRLTSEMVIKGAQMGIPFLLSRSGVTQMGYQMARRVNLTLFARCTGKHFLLYTGRERFRHRLPEDVVA
- a CDS encoding formate dehydrogenase subunit gamma, translating into MTPSHNRCRAAGWRGWLAAGALALMAVAGHAAAQAPAPAPGPSTGPATASASADANNPATHPAQPLAGIASENIFNIPPRDIAAEARSQQQRSVTQPGNNAPMWREVNSDQRHYSSLPDKEAGVLIQRTGQSWRLFRNGVITVWGGWLLLIVPVAILGFFLWRGTIPLRTPKTGRMIERFTPLERIVHWTMAISFVVLAVSGIVMLLGKHFLLPLMGHMLFGWLSYILKNLHNVVGPIFTLSVIVAFVVFLRDNLPSRDDVRWVTSLGGLASGKHVPSGRFNAGEKMWFWVGVFVFGLVLSASGWVLDMIVPGMDYYRATMQIANVIHGISAVLMIAMACGHIYMGTIGMEGAYRAMRDGWVDEAWAREHHELWYDDIKSGKIPAQRSASPDAAATRPARHSPGEA
- the fdh3B gene encoding formate dehydrogenase FDH3 subunit beta; the encoded protein is MARMKFICDAERCIECNSCVTACKNEHEVPWGVNRRRVVTVNDGMVGAEKSISVACMHCSDAPCMAVCPVDCFYRTEDGVVLHDKDVCIGCGYCSYACPFGAPQFPSTGTFGVRGKMDKCTFCAGGPEKNGSEAEFEKYGRNRLAEGKLPLCAEMCSTKALLGGDGDVIADILRNRVIKRGTGGDVFGWGTAYGNAQQAGAKPAPAPQPAAPTPAPPAATAPAGGKAS